One part of the Vicia villosa cultivar HV-30 ecotype Madison, WI linkage group LG6, Vvil1.0, whole genome shotgun sequence genome encodes these proteins:
- the LOC131614440 gene encoding uncharacterized protein LOC131614440 — MRLDTSVDKRARNMARSRGFILDMNLVDVPCVGGRFSWFNGKGNAMSRLDLFLLSQKLIDEWGVINQRIGLRDVSDHFPITINTSNINWGPNSFRFNNMWLRHDNFSPFVKDEWEKISMAGRGDFVLYEKLKRLKSILRGWNCDGFGWVDLRVNEKVKELNDLDGNLVENHGDNIDELAKVRSNMMGDLWKTLNIKEGMLRPKSRQR, encoded by the coding sequence ATGAGGTTAGACACTAGTGTTGATAAAAGAGCAAGGAACATGGCTAGATCCAGAGGATTCATTCTGGACATGAATTTAGTGGACGTCCCTTGTGTAGGAGGAAGATTCTCGTGGTTTAATGGTAAAGGAAATGCTATGAGCAGGCTGGATCTCTTCTTATTGTCACAGAAGCTAATAGATGAATGGGGAGTTATTAATCAAAGAATTGGATTAAGAGACGTATCGGACCACTTCCCCATCACAATCAACACAAGCAACATCAACTGGGGACCAAACTCGTTTCGTTTCAATAATATGTGGCTCAGACATGACAACTTCTCTCCTTTTGTCAAAGATGAGTGGGAGAAGATAAGCATGGCTGGAAGAGGCGACTTTGTCCTATATGAAAAACTGAAAAGATTAAAATCCATTTTGAGAGGCTGGAATTGCGACGGCTTTGGTTGGGTGGATTTAAGAGTGAATGAGAAAGTAAAGGAGTTGAATGATTTAGATGGCAACCTAGTGGAGAACCATGGAGACAACATTGATGAGCTGGCTAAAGTTAGAAGCAACATGATGGGGGATTTGTGGAAAACTCTTAATATCAAGGAAGGAATGCTGCGCCCAAAATCAAGACAAAGGTAG
- the LOC131614441 gene encoding uncharacterized mitochondrial protein AtMg01250-like produces the protein MDGVLVINEIIDMTRRENRGCMILKVDFEKYYDSISWNFMRYVMKNMGFGEKWKKWLEASVFSSTMSIIVNGSIIKDFKVERGLRKGDPLSPFIFVLATEVLTRLTYKALEIGEFHGFRFNAYEEVSIMQHADDTILAADGNSDNLWSMKTILRGFEVVSGLKVNFHKSKLYEIGVGDWLM, from the coding sequence ATGGATGGGGTGCTTGTAATCAACGAAATAATAGACATGACTAGAAGAGAAAATAGAGGATGTATGATCTtaaaagtggattttgaaaaatattatgacTCCATAAGTTGGAACTTTATGAGATATGTTATGAAGAACATGGGCTTTGgggaaaaatggaaaaaatggTTGGAAGCAAGTGTTTTCAGCAGCACCATGTCTATAATTGTAAATGGTAGCATTATAAAAGACTTCAAAGTTGAGCGAGGATTACGAAAAGGGGACCCTCTATCTCCTTTCATATTTGTGCTGGCTACAGAAGTATTAACAAGACTCACATATAAAGCTCTGGAGATAGGTGAATTTCACGGTTTCCGCTTTAATGCCTACGAGGAGGTGAGTATTATGCAGCATGCAGACGATACAATACTAGCGGCAGATGGAAATAGTGACAATTTGTGGAGTATGAAAACTATCCTTCGCGGCTTTGAAGTAGTATCCGGTCTCAAAGTGAACTTTCACAAAAGCAAGCTCTACGAAATTGGCGTGGGAGATTGGTTGATGTAA